The Terriglobales bacterium genomic sequence CTCCGATTGCCATCCTGATCGAAAATCGTGACTGGAAAAACTGGACTGATGCCTTGCCGGTCACGCCTGGAGACCCCGCTCAACACAAACGCGTCGCTTCTCCGCGTCCCGGCCACGCCGACCTTGCGGGTGCGCTCAAATATAACTTCCCCGAAGCCCGCTATGTCCTGGAGCGTGCCTCGGCGCGGGAATCAGCCGCCCGGGTCGCGGTGGGTGCGATTGCCAAACTCTTTTTACGCGAATTGGGCATCGAAGTACTTAGTCACGTTGTCGCCGTGGGGAATGCCATTCTCGCCAATGACGTCGGCTGGGAGGAGATTCGCGCTCTATACGGCAAAGACGAGGTGTTGCTTAACTGCGCCGACCCCGATGCCGAGCAGCGGATGAAATCCGAGGTCGACGCGGTTCTGAAGACCGGTGATTCCGTAGGCGGCGTCTTTGAGGTGCGCGCCCACAACGTTCCCCCCGGTCTCGGCACTTACATCAATTGGGATGAGCGGCTCGATGCCCTCCTGGCGGCCGCGGTCATGTCGCTACAGGCGGTAAAAGCAGTGGAGATCGGCTCTGGAGTGACCGCGGCTGCTTCCCCCGGCTCCGCCGTGCATGATGAAATAGGTTACAGAGGCGGAACGGAAGAGAACGCGGGCGGAAATTTCACCGGCTTCACCCGCAGCTCCAATCGCGCCGGCGGAATTGAAGGCGGCGTTTCCAATGGCGAGGACATCATCGTTCGCGGCTACCTCAAGCCGATTTCCACGCTGCGACGGCCACTGGCCTCGGTGGATTTCGCCACTCGGGAACCGGTAAAAGCGGCTTACGAGCGCTCTGACGTGTGTGTTGTTCCGGCGGCGGGCGTTGGGGCTGAGGCCATGGTCGCCCTCGTGCTGGCGCGCTGCGCCTTGGAAAAATTCGGCGGCGATTCCATGCAAGAAACCTTGCGTAATTTCGAAGCCTACAAGCAACAGCTGCGAAAATTCTGAATGATTCACCCCATCGTTAAATTTGGCGATCCGGTTCTGGAAAAACCCGCGGCTCCGGTTACCGTTTTCGACGGCGATCTTAAGAAGCTGATTGAAGAGATGTTCGAGTCCATGTACGCCGCGCACGGCGTCGGCCTCGCGGCTCCGCAGATCGGTATCTCCAAGCGTGTTGCCGTAATCGATGTGACTTTCAAGGAAGACCCCGAGGCCAGGCTGGTGCTCGTGAACCCGGAAATCATTCACACCGAAGGCCGCATAACCCAGAACGAGGGCTGCCTCAGCATTCCTGAGTTTCGCGAGAACGTGACTCGCGCACGCTCCTGCACCGTGCGCGCCCAGGATATTACAGGCCAGTGGTTCGAGCGCACGGGAGAAGACCTTCTGGCGCGTGCCCTGCAGCACGAAACCGATCATCTCAACGGCAAGCTCTATATCCATCGCATCAGCGCGCTGAAACGCGATCTGATCCGGCGCAAGATTCGCAAATTGGAAAAAGCCGGCGAGTGGAAATAGGCTCCATTTCCGGGTTCATCTTCCTCGCGGCCATCTACAATCAACCATGATGGATCTAGTCTTCTGCGGCACCCCGCAATTCGCCGTACCTACGCTGCGCGCGCTTCTGGACCACGGTTTCAGCATTCGTCTGGTGGTCACGCAGCCAGACCGTCCCAGCGGCCGTGGGTTGGAGCTCTCGTCTTCGCCGGTGAAACAGCTTGCACTCGAGCGGGGCCTTCCAATCACGCAGCCGGACAGAATCAAGAACAATCAGGAATTTCGCGCCCAGCTCGACTCCATCCAGCCTGCGGCGATTGTGGTGGTGGGCTACGGCCGCATCATCCCGCAATGGATGATCGACCTCCCTCCACTCGGCAATATCAATCTGCATGCTTCGCTCCTGCCTAAATACCGGGGAGCCGCGCCCATCCAATGGGCAATCGCTATGGGCGAGACCGTCGCCGGTGTAACCACCATGCGCATCGATGCAGGTCTTGATACGGGCGACATTTTGCTTCAACGCCAATTGCCCATCGCACCCGAAGACACCGCCGTCACACTCGCTCCGCGTCTCGCCGAAATCGGAGCCGAGCTGATGGTCGAAACCCTGCCTGCCCTGGAGCAGGGCAAAATCCAACCACATCCGCAGGATCACTCGCAATCCAGTCTGGCGCCGATCCTGAAAAAGGAAGACGGACTCATTGATTTCCAGATGACGGCAACCGAGATCTGCAATCGCCTGCGCGGATTCCAGCCCTGGCCGGGTATTTTCACCATCTTTCGCGGTAAGCAT encodes the following:
- the fmt gene encoding methionyl-tRNA formyltransferase translates to MMDLVFCGTPQFAVPTLRALLDHGFSIRLVVTQPDRPSGRGLELSSSPVKQLALERGLPITQPDRIKNNQEFRAQLDSIQPAAIVVVGYGRIIPQWMIDLPPLGNINLHASLLPKYRGAAPIQWAIAMGETVAGVTTMRIDAGLDTGDILLQRQLPIAPEDTAVTLAPRLAEIGAELMVETLPALEQGKIQPHPQDHSQSSLAPILKKEDGLIDFQMTATEICNRLRGFQPWPGIFTIFRGKHLTITAARPLAKASVELEPALLKLESDRLLVGCGGSTAIELLEVQPEGKKRMSIKDFINGYRPKPAEKLGQPATESAPAKTQA
- the def gene encoding peptide deformylase — encoded protein: MIHPIVKFGDPVLEKPAAPVTVFDGDLKKLIEEMFESMYAAHGVGLAAPQIGISKRVAVIDVTFKEDPEARLVLVNPEIIHTEGRITQNEGCLSIPEFRENVTRARSCTVRAQDITGQWFERTGEDLLARALQHETDHLNGKLYIHRISALKRDLIRRKIRKLEKAGEWK
- the aroC gene encoding chorismate synthase, with amino-acid sequence MLRFSTAGESHGEALIALLSGIPAGLAVDLAFIDRDLWRRQQGYGRGGRMRIERDCAHILSGVRHGHTIASPIAILIENRDWKNWTDALPVTPGDPAQHKRVASPRPGHADLAGALKYNFPEARYVLERASARESAARVAVGAIAKLFLRELGIEVLSHVVAVGNAILANDVGWEEIRALYGKDEVLLNCADPDAEQRMKSEVDAVLKTGDSVGGVFEVRAHNVPPGLGTYINWDERLDALLAAAVMSLQAVKAVEIGSGVTAAASPGSAVHDEIGYRGGTEENAGGNFTGFTRSSNRAGGIEGGVSNGEDIIVRGYLKPISTLRRPLASVDFATREPVKAAYERSDVCVVPAAGVGAEAMVALVLARCALEKFGGDSMQETLRNFEAYKQQLRKF